The Clostridioides sp. ES-S-0010-02 genome window below encodes:
- the nth gene encoding endonuclease III, with protein sequence MDKKESKNEKDVNKILDELEKLYPDATCELNYGTAFELLIATILSAQCTDVRVNKVTAELFKKYNTARDFADLSIEEISKEIKSCGLYKSKAQKIKATSEQLCELYNGEVPDTLEKLVKLPGVGRKTAGVVLSNAFNHPAIAVDTHVFRVSNRIGIVDEPNPQKTEFALMEAIPKERWSHSHHVLIFHGRRMCKARNPECENCPIKDDCNYYQELKGMK encoded by the coding sequence GTGGATAAGAAAGAATCTAAAAACGAAAAAGATGTAAATAAAATTTTAGATGAATTAGAAAAATTGTATCCAGATGCTACATGTGAACTAAATTATGGGACAGCCTTTGAACTTTTAATAGCAACTATATTATCCGCTCAATGTACTGATGTAAGAGTAAATAAAGTTACAGCGGAATTGTTTAAGAAGTACAATACAGCAAGAGATTTTGCAGATTTAAGTATTGAAGAAATTAGTAAAGAGATAAAAAGTTGTGGTCTTTATAAAAGTAAGGCTCAAAAAATAAAAGCTACATCTGAACAGTTGTGTGAATTATATAATGGTGAGGTACCAGATACTTTAGAAAAGCTTGTAAAACTTCCTGGTGTTGGGAGAAAGACAGCAGGCGTTGTTCTTAGTAATGCCTTTAATCATCCAGCAATAGCAGTAGATACACATGTATTTAGAGTCAGTAATAGAATTGGAATAGTAGATGAGCCAAACCCTCAAAAAACAGAATTTGCACTTATGGAAGCCATACCAAAAGAAAGATGGTCACACTCACATCATGTATTAATTTTTCATGGAAGAAGAATGTGTAAAGCTAGAAATCCAGAGTGTGAAAACTGTCCAATAAAAGATGATTGTAATTATTATCAAGAACTTAAAGGAATGAAATAA
- the thrS gene encoding threonine--tRNA ligase produces MIKVALKDGSIKEFENALSVMDVAKSISEGLARNVVAASVNGEVVGLDHMIDSDCDLNLFKFEDKEGKDVFRHTSAHMLAQAIKRLYPEAKLAIGPSIENGFYYDIDLEHRLVPEDLEKIEAEMKKIAKEDLKIERFELPRNEALELMKEQGEDYKVELISDLPESEIISFYKQGDFTDLCRGPHLPSTKKVKAVKLQSVAGAYWRGDEKNKMLQRIYGTSFEKNKDLEEYLHLLEEAKKRDHRKLGKELGLFMIPDEGPGFPMFLPKGMELKNELLKFWREIHRKAGYIEIESPIILNRKLWETSGHWYHYKENMYTVKIDDEDYAIKPMNCPGGLIYYNSQLHSYRDFPMRVAELGRVHRHELSGALQGLMRVRAFTQDDSHIFMLPEQIKDEIKGVANLIDGIYKTFGFEYNLELSTRPENSMGSEEEWEAAENGLREALEELGLPYTINEGDGAFYGPKIDFHLRDCLGRTWQCGTIQLDMQLPRQFDNTYIGQDGEKHRPVMIHRVAFGSIERFIGILIEHYAGKFPVWLSPTQVKILPISDKFMDYANEVKKVLFDKGIRVELDDRAEKIGFKIREAQLEKVPYMLVVGEKEVAENNVSVRSRDKGEIGSIKLDEFIASISKEIESRESVIQN; encoded by the coding sequence ATGATTAAAGTTGCTTTAAAAGATGGTTCAATAAAAGAATTTGAAAATGCTCTTTCTGTTATGGATGTGGCTAAATCCATTAGTGAAGGATTAGCTAGAAATGTGGTAGCAGCATCTGTGAACGGAGAGGTTGTAGGTCTGGACCACATGATAGATAGTGATTGTGATTTAAACTTATTTAAATTTGAAGATAAAGAAGGAAAAGACGTTTTTAGACATACATCAGCACATATGTTAGCTCAAGCTATAAAGAGACTTTACCCAGAAGCAAAACTTGCTATAGGGCCAAGTATAGAGAATGGATTCTATTATGATATAGATTTAGAACATAGATTAGTTCCAGAAGACTTGGAAAAAATAGAAGCTGAAATGAAAAAAATAGCTAAAGAAGATTTAAAAATAGAAAGATTTGAACTTCCTAGAAATGAAGCTTTAGAACTTATGAAAGAACAAGGAGAAGATTATAAGGTAGAGCTTATATCTGATTTACCTGAAAGTGAAATAATATCTTTCTACAAACAAGGTGATTTTACTGATTTATGTAGAGGACCACATTTACCATCTACTAAAAAGGTTAAAGCTGTTAAATTACAAAGTGTAGCAGGTGCATACTGGCGTGGTGACGAAAAAAATAAAATGCTTCAAAGAATCTATGGAACTTCTTTTGAAAAAAATAAAGATTTAGAAGAGTACCTACACTTATTAGAAGAAGCTAAAAAAAGAGACCATAGAAAATTAGGTAAAGAATTAGGTTTATTTATGATACCTGATGAAGGTCCTGGATTCCCTATGTTCTTACCAAAAGGAATGGAACTTAAAAATGAATTATTAAAATTCTGGAGAGAAATACACAGAAAAGCTGGATATATTGAAATAGAATCTCCAATTATATTAAACAGAAAATTATGGGAGACTTCAGGTCACTGGTATCATTACAAAGAGAATATGTATACAGTTAAAATAGATGACGAGGATTATGCTATAAAACCTATGAACTGTCCTGGTGGATTAATTTACTACAATTCTCAATTACACTCATATAGAGATTTCCCAATGAGAGTTGCAGAACTTGGTAGAGTTCATAGACATGAGTTATCTGGAGCATTACAAGGATTAATGAGAGTTAGAGCATTTACTCAAGATGATTCACATATATTCATGTTACCAGAACAAATCAAAGATGAAATAAAAGGTGTAGCTAATCTAATAGATGGTATTTACAAGACTTTTGGATTTGAATACAATCTAGAATTATCTACAAGACCAGAAAATTCTATGGGAAGCGAAGAAGAGTGGGAAGCAGCTGAAAATGGATTAAGAGAAGCTTTAGAAGAGTTAGGTCTACCATATACTATAAATGAAGGTGATGGGGCATTCTATGGTCCTAAGATAGACTTCCATTTAAGAGACTGTTTAGGAAGAACTTGGCAATGTGGTACTATCCAATTAGATATGCAACTTCCAAGACAATTTGATAATACTTATATTGGACAAGATGGTGAGAAACATAGACCAGTTATGATTCATAGAGTTGCTTTTGGTAGTATAGAGAGATTTATAGGTATATTAATTGAACATTATGCTGGCAAATTCCCAGTTTGGTTATCTCCAACTCAAGTTAAGATACTTCCTATATCTGATAAGTTTATGGATTATGCTAATGAAGTTAAAAAAGTATTATTTGATAAAGGTATAAGAGTTGAATTAGATGATAGAGCTGAAAAAATTGGATTTAAAATAAGAGAAGCTCAACTTGAAAAAGTTCCTTATATGTTAGTAGTAGGTGAAAAAGAAGTAGCTGAAAATAATGTTTCTGTAAGATCAAGAGATAAAGGTGAAATAGGCAGTATTAAATTAGATGAGTTTATAGCTAGTATTTCAAAAGAAATTGAGTCAAGAGAAAGTGTTATTCAAAACTAA
- a CDS encoding putative sporulation protein YtxC — protein sequence MVEKDNISSMKFLRNNNVNDRLIYTNDIVEVVIDSAKQEVLNKKILNGTKTEQRALNIDEISTEITSMIISIMKEKLLKEYILKCYGRTYPEDKNNIYIYSLNIFAKKEIFMRETVFTRVRNYIEENDFINVEGFIRFRMREFMKYISAIGDIAVEEYLIKRDQDEFIRVLKYFIDTQEEKIDLLKVHIMEDNTFILYDKNGNKIDSIDDEEIINMVIRENLNYEDFLISTLLTLCPKKIEILDLLNNNCSKEIIDTVEAIFENKVSIIMEN from the coding sequence TTGGTTGAGAAGGATAATATTTCTTCTATGAAATTTTTGAGGAATAATAATGTAAACGATAGATTAATATATACAAATGACATTGTAGAAGTCGTAATTGATTCTGCAAAGCAAGAAGTATTAAATAAGAAGATACTTAATGGTACTAAAACTGAACAAAGAGCTCTAAATATTGATGAAATATCTACAGAAATAACTAGTATGATAATAAGTATAATGAAAGAGAAACTTTTAAAAGAATACATTCTAAAATGCTATGGGCGTACATATCCTGAAGATAAAAATAATATATACATATATTCACTAAACATATTTGCTAAAAAAGAGATTTTTATGAGAGAAACAGTATTTACAAGGGTTAGGAACTATATAGAGGAAAATGATTTTATAAATGTCGAAGGTTTTATTAGATTTAGAATGAGAGAATTTATGAAATATATTTCTGCTATAGGTGATATTGCAGTTGAAGAGTATTTAATAAAAAGAGACCAAGATGAGTTTATAAGAGTTTTAAAATATTTTATAGATACTCAAGAAGAAAAGATAGATTTACTTAAAGTTCATATAATGGAAGATAATACATTTATTTTATACGATAAAAATGGAAATAAAATAGACAGTATAGATGATGAAGAAATTATAAATATGGTCATAAGAGAAAATTTAAATTATGAGGACTTTTTAATAAGTACCTTATTAACTTTATGCCCTAAGAAGATAGAAATATTAGATTTATTAAATAACAATTGCTCAAAGGAAATCATAGATACAGTAGAAGCAATTTTTGAAAATAAAGTTAGTATAATTATGGAAAATTAG
- the queG gene encoding tRNA epoxyqueuosine(34) reductase QueG has product MDNNRLKEFCNLIGLKCVGIAGVDKYENLREILENRQKKDYLTGMEETIIENRINPRNIMEDANSIIVCAFPYHINRQEKNKNSNLSKYCHGKDYHIVVKDFLQQICDYISKNVEGFKYKIFADNGPLVDRYLAYLSGIGYFGINNNIITDEYGSYIFIGYIVNNYKFEEDKPLEKSCFKCGKCVKYCPGNAILGNYDMNPKKCLSYITQKKGDLSEEEKYVLKKSKKIFGCDICQEVCPHNIEIPTTHILEFKEDIIDYLDYDEIQNISNKEFKRRYGDRAFSWRGKNIIKRNMEIILDKYDD; this is encoded by the coding sequence ATGGATAATAACAGATTAAAAGAATTTTGTAACCTCATAGGATTAAAGTGTGTAGGAATAGCTGGAGTAGATAAGTATGAAAATCTGAGAGAGATACTTGAAAATAGACAGAAAAAAGACTATTTAACAGGTATGGAAGAAACCATAATTGAAAATAGAATTAATCCTAGAAATATAATGGAAGATGCTAATTCTATAATAGTGTGTGCTTTTCCATACCATATAAATAGACAAGAAAAGAATAAAAATTCAAATTTATCAAAATATTGTCATGGAAAGGACTATCATATTGTAGTAAAAGATTTTTTACAACAAATTTGTGATTATATTTCCAAAAATGTAGAAGGTTTTAAATATAAGATATTTGCTGATAATGGACCATTAGTTGACAGATATTTAGCTTATTTATCAGGTATTGGATATTTTGGAATAAATAATAATATTATAACTGATGAATATGGTTCTTATATATTTATTGGATATATAGTAAATAATTATAAGTTTGAAGAAGATAAACCACTAGAAAAAAGCTGTTTTAAATGTGGAAAGTGTGTAAAATATTGTCCGGGAAATGCTATATTGGGAAATTATGATATGAATCCTAAAAAATGCTTATCATATATAACTCAAAAAAAGGGAGATTTGTCAGAGGAAGAAAAGTATGTTTTAAAGAAAAGTAAAAAGATATTTGGGTGCGATATTTGTCAAGAAGTATGTCCTCATAATATTGAAATACCAACAACTCACATCTTGGAATTTAAGGAAGATATAATAGACTATTTGGATTATGATGAGATACAAAATATATCAAATAAAGAATTTAAGAGGAGATATGGAGATAGAGCTTTTAGCTGGAGGGGTAAAAATATAATAAAGAGAAATATGGAAATAATTTTAGATAAGTATGATGACTAA
- a CDS encoding AAA family ATPase → MKYNNTSEISPLDSILGQERAVEAMELGLKINNPAYNIYLAGESGTGKSTYALKVLNEYASKKSTHKDWCYIYNFENPREPMIVELEKGFGRELKKDMEKLVESLLEDFKNAFESEDFEIEKNKLLDEYEIEKDMLLKQIKKYGEEKGFKLKQSKMGIVFIPLKEDEEESDISDEEFYKAKRELENMAIQVVYKIRNLEEKAEKAVLELEEEIAKLVVEPHIKTLCEKYECYEKIQLYLENIKKDIIEYMYLFYLDEEELKDKYDKEHFIKYKINLFVDNGGSKKKESAPVIVEINPSPSNLFGKAEYDYANGNIKTDFTKLLSGAFHRANGGYLVLYADQLLKYTMSWEILKKTLQTKKVILETQTAIKPENMPLDVKVILIGSHYIYDILYRYEEDFGKYFKIFVDFDSEMDKNKNNEDGIARFIAYQCNKNGLKHFTKDAVDEVVKFSTKLSGDLEKLSTKFNKIMEVIIEGSAYAEFRSSNYTERDDIKKAISEKKKRINRVETHMDESIENGFTLIETEGKKVGVINGLSVLSTGEYSFGRASRITATTSPGSNGIVNIEREVNMSGSIHNKGVLILGGYLSENFAQDLLMSLNAYICFEQNYGGIDGDSASSAELYVLLSSLSGVAIKQNIAVTGSINQKGDIQVVGGISEKVEGFYSICKTKGLNNEQGVIIPKKNQRNLVLSDEVNDAIKDGKFKIYTVERVEEAIEILTDVKFEEIKKLVKEKLLSFSKIQIEAKE, encoded by the coding sequence TTGAAATATAATAATACATCTGAAATAAGTCCACTAGATAGTATATTGGGTCAAGAAAGAGCAGTAGAAGCTATGGAGTTAGGTTTAAAGATAAATAATCCAGCCTACAACATATACCTAGCTGGGGAATCTGGAACAGGTAAAAGTACTTATGCCTTAAAGGTTTTAAATGAATATGCATCTAAAAAAAGTACACATAAAGATTGGTGCTATATATATAATTTTGAAAACCCTAGAGAACCTATGATAGTTGAATTAGAAAAAGGGTTTGGAAGAGAACTTAAGAAAGATATGGAAAAGTTAGTAGAAAGTCTTTTAGAAGATTTTAAAAATGCATTTGAAAGTGAAGATTTTGAAATAGAGAAAAATAAACTTTTGGATGAATATGAAATAGAAAAAGATATGTTACTAAAGCAGATTAAAAAATATGGAGAAGAAAAAGGATTTAAACTAAAACAAAGTAAAATGGGAATAGTTTTCATACCTTTGAAGGAAGATGAAGAAGAAAGTGATATATCAGATGAAGAGTTTTATAAGGCTAAAAGAGAACTCGAAAACATGGCAATACAAGTTGTATATAAAATTAGAAACTTGGAAGAAAAAGCTGAAAAGGCTGTGTTAGAGCTTGAAGAAGAGATAGCTAAGCTTGTAGTAGAACCTCATATTAAAACGTTGTGCGAAAAATATGAATGTTATGAAAAAATTCAACTTTACTTAGAAAATATAAAAAAAGATATCATAGAATACATGTATTTATTTTACTTAGATGAAGAAGAATTGAAAGATAAGTATGATAAAGAACACTTTATAAAGTATAAAATTAATTTATTTGTAGATAATGGAGGTTCGAAAAAGAAGGAATCAGCACCTGTCATAGTAGAGATAAATCCAAGCCCATCAAACCTATTTGGAAAGGCAGAATATGATTATGCAAACGGAAATATAAAGACTGATTTTACAAAATTATTATCAGGAGCATTTCATAGAGCTAATGGCGGATATTTGGTGCTTTATGCAGACCAGTTATTAAAGTATACTATGTCTTGGGAAATTCTTAAAAAGACGTTGCAAACAAAAAAAGTGATTTTGGAAACACAGACAGCAATTAAACCAGAAAATATGCCCTTAGATGTCAAAGTGATATTGATAGGAAGTCATTATATATATGATATTTTATATAGATATGAAGAAGATTTTGGAAAATATTTTAAAATATTTGTAGATTTTGATAGCGAAATGGATAAGAATAAAAATAATGAAGATGGAATAGCTAGATTTATAGCATATCAATGCAATAAAAATGGCTTAAAACATTTTACAAAAGATGCAGTTGACGAAGTTGTTAAGTTTAGCACTAAATTGTCTGGTGATTTAGAGAAGCTATCAACTAAGTTTAATAAAATAATGGAAGTTATAATAGAAGGAAGTGCATATGCAGAATTTAGAAGTTCCAATTATACAGAGCGAGATGATATTAAAAAAGCAATAAGTGAAAAGAAAAAGCGTATTAATAGAGTAGAGACACACATGGATGAATCAATTGAAAATGGTTTTACTCTAATAGAAACAGAAGGGAAAAAAGTTGGAGTAATAAATGGGCTATCAGTTTTAAGTACAGGAGAATATTCTTTTGGTAGGGCTTCAAGGATTACAGCAACTACTAGTCCAGGAAGCAATGGTATAGTAAATATAGAAAGAGAAGTAAATATGAGTGGCTCAATACATAATAAAGGAGTGCTTATATTAGGGGGATATCTTTCTGAAAACTTTGCACAGGATTTATTGATGTCATTAAATGCATATATTTGTTTTGAGCAAAATTATGGAGGTATAGATGGGGATAGTGCATCTTCTGCGGAGTTATATGTATTGTTATCATCTCTTAGTGGTGTAGCAATTAAGCAAAATATTGCAGTTACAGGCTCTATAAATCAAAAGGGAGATATACAAGTAGTTGGTGGAATAAGTGAAAAAGTAGAGGGATTTTATTCTATATGTAAAACTAAAGGCTTAAACAATGAACAGGGTGTAATAATTCCTAAAAAAAATCAGAGAAATCTTGTTTTATCAGATGAAGTTAATGATGCTATAAAAGATGGAAAATTTAAAATATATACAGTTGAAAGAGTAGAAGAAGCTATAGAGATATTGACAGATGTCAAATTTGAAGAAATAAAAAAATTGGTCAAAGAAAAACTACTATCTTTTAGTAAGATACAAATTGAGGCAAAAGAATAA
- a CDS encoding DUF445 family protein — protein sequence MDNLIRILILAVIGGFIGYVTNVVAIRLIFRPIVPIKIPILNIEIVGLIPKRRAEIAANVGEIIQNEFLSMDEILANIITDEDKEEVVRYIKARVKIIIHEKVSFIPSSIKNMIQDYLGDIIESEVKQSIDELSKNIINKANERIDIQKMVEDKINELDLYELEEIIIRIAKNELKHIEILGLVLGFLIGIVQGLVTIFI from the coding sequence ATGGATAATTTAATTAGGATACTAATATTAGCTGTTATTGGTGGATTTATAGGTTATGTCACAAATGTAGTTGCTATAAGACTGATATTTAGACCAATAGTACCTATTAAGATACCTATTTTAAATATAGAGATAGTAGGTCTTATACCAAAGAGAAGAGCAGAAATAGCAGCAAATGTAGGTGAAATAATTCAAAACGAATTTCTTTCAATGGACGAAATACTTGCAAATATCATTACTGACGAAGATAAGGAAGAAGTTGTAAGATACATAAAAGCAAGGGTGAAAATTATCATACATGAGAAAGTTTCATTTATACCAAGCAGTATAAAGAACATGATTCAGGACTATTTAGGAGATATAATTGAATCTGAAGTGAAACAGAGCATAGATGAATTGAGCAAAAATATAATAAATAAAGCAAATGAGCGTATAGATATACAAAAAATGGTCGAAGATAAGATTAATGAACTAGATTTATATGAACTAGAAGAAATAATCATAAGAATAGCTAAAAATGAATTAAAACATATAGAAATCTTAGGTCTTGTATTAGGTTTCTTAATAGGTATAGTTCAAGGATTAGTGACTATATTTATCTAG
- a CDS encoding BMP family ABC transporter substrate-binding protein, whose product MRLKKLLVLMLTVAMTAGMLVGCSSNSSNNSNSNQDNKNKLSNKENSKKSVSMILDIEGSNNGVMNNSALLALDTAQKNLNIDTNKVESEDSSTFSNSIDILCNDNTDLIIAVGSRFAKPLEKIAKKYPKQQFAIVDYEYDKQPSNITSISFEDNKTGYLAGLVAGKMTETDKVGFIGGVEGSSRNKFESGFKEGVKFSNSNIKDISVEYVDIFKDSKSAESVAKKMMDSGVDIIFSNTEDDSKSVINMVRAKNKKVIAINKDQHELAPENVISSIVKDFEKPTYDLIQSFVKGDYKGGKVIENTMKSGSTGLAQNSSQNIPPDVLEYVNKNNK is encoded by the coding sequence ATGCGTTTAAAAAAATTGTTGGTATTAATGTTAACTGTAGCAATGACTGCTGGAATGTTAGTTGGATGTAGCAGTAATTCAAGTAATAATTCTAATTCTAATCAAGATAATAAAAATAAGCTAAGTAACAAAGAAAATTCAAAAAAATCTGTATCTATGATATTAGATATTGAAGGGTCAAATAATGGAGTCATGAATAATTCAGCTTTGTTAGCGTTAGATACTGCACAAAAAAATCTTAACATAGATACAAATAAAGTGGAATCAGAGGATTCATCAACTTTTTCTAATAGCATAGATATTTTATGTAATGATAATACTGACTTGATTATAGCTGTTGGTTCTAGATTTGCAAAGCCTCTAGAAAAGATAGCCAAGAAATACCCAAAGCAACAGTTTGCCATTGTAGATTATGAGTATGACAAACAACCATCTAATATAACTTCAATTTCTTTTGAGGATAATAAGACTGGATATTTGGCTGGATTAGTTGCTGGAAAGATGACAGAAACAGATAAGGTTGGTTTTATAGGTGGAGTAGAGGGTTCTAGTAGAAATAAATTTGAATCTGGCTTTAAAGAAGGTGTTAAATTTTCTAATAGCAATATAAAAGATATTTCAGTTGAGTATGTAGATATTTTTAAAGATAGTAAATCTGCTGAATCTGTTGCTAAAAAAATGATGGATAGTGGAGTAGATATTATTTTTTCTAATACTGAAGATGATTCAAAGAGTGTAATAAATATGGTTAGAGCAAAGAATAAAAAAGTGATAGCAATTAATAAAGATCAGCATGAGTTGGCTCCAGAAAATGTTATAAGTTCTATTGTAAAGGACTTTGAAAAACCTACTTATGACTTAATACAAAGCTTTGTAAAAGGAGATTATAAGGGTGGTAAAGTTATAGAAAATACAATGAAGTCTGGAAGTACTGGACTTGCTCAAAATAGTTCTCAAAATATTCCTCCTGATGTGTTAGAATATGTAAATAAGAACAATAAATAA
- the trmL gene encoding tRNA (uridine(34)/cytosine(34)/5-carboxymethylaminomethyluridine(34)-2'-O)-methyltransferase TrmL produces the protein MSLNIVLVEPEIPQNTGNIIRTCAATGSTLHLVKPLGFSLDDKHLKRCGLDYWDIADIQYYDSFEELQEKYPNSRYFFSTTKAKQSHSDVKYEENCFIVFGKETKGLPESLLKANMDTCIRVPMLDVEKARSLNLSNSVAIVVYEALRQIGYPNMR, from the coding sequence ATGTCATTAAATATAGTATTAGTAGAACCAGAAATACCTCAAAATACAGGAAATATAATAAGAACTTGTGCAGCAACAGGTTCAACTTTGCATTTAGTAAAACCATTAGGTTTTTCATTGGATGATAAGCACTTAAAAAGATGTGGTCTTGACTATTGGGATATAGCTGATATACAATATTACGATAGCTTTGAAGAATTACAAGAAAAATATCCAAACAGTAGATACTTTTTTTCTACAACAAAGGCTAAACAATCGCATTCAGATGTAAAATATGAAGAAAATTGTTTTATAGTATTTGGGAAAGAAACAAAGGGATTACCAGAGTCTTTGTTGAAAGCAAATATGGATACTTGTATTAGAGTACCTATGTTAGATGTTGAAAAAGCTAGGTCATTAAATTTATCAAATTCAGTAGCTATAGTAGTATATGAGGCTTTAAGACAAATAGGATACCCTAATATGAGGTAG
- a CDS encoding DegV family protein codes for MKNLKIICDSLSDVPKDLLDKYDIDIVSLTVILEEKEYKDRIDISGDEFYKKLREENAYPKTSQATYAQFKEVFEKYTSEGRAILYIAGSATATGTYQSAVMAKNDVEGEIYTYDSNLLCMGTGLLVIKAGELASEGKSINEILPVLDELKEKAFVIFSVDTLEYLQKGGRISSTKAAIGSILNIKPILEIKGGLVSQLSQVRGKKNVISKMMDLIKSNCGDDLSDQVIYIGYSDDIKEKEQLSKVIEDELRPKEIKFFQIGVCIGAHAGPGVTGIICLKNK; via the coding sequence ATGAAAAATCTAAAGATAATCTGTGACAGTTTATCGGACGTGCCAAAAGATTTGTTAGATAAATATGATATAGATATTGTTTCATTAACAGTTATATTAGAAGAAAAAGAATACAAGGATAGGATTGATATATCTGGAGATGAATTTTATAAAAAACTTAGAGAAGAAAATGCATATCCAAAAACTTCTCAAGCTACTTATGCCCAATTTAAGGAAGTTTTTGAAAAATACACGAGTGAAGGTAGAGCAATACTTTATATAGCTGGTTCGGCTACAGCTACAGGAACATATCAAAGTGCTGTAATGGCGAAGAATGATGTAGAAGGTGAAATATATACATATGATTCTAACTTACTTTGTATGGGAACTGGTCTGCTTGTAATAAAAGCAGGAGAGCTTGCAAGTGAAGGAAAATCTATTAATGAAATATTACCTGTTTTAGATGAATTAAAAGAAAAAGCTTTTGTTATATTTTCAGTGGATACATTGGAGTACTTACAAAAGGGAGGAAGAATATCATCTACTAAGGCGGCAATAGGAAGTATATTAAATATAAAACCTATTCTTGAAATAAAAGGAGGGTTAGTCTCACAATTATCTCAAGTAAGAGGTAAGAAGAATGTAATTTCTAAGATGATGGACTTGATAAAATCGAATTGTGGGGATGATTTATCAGACCAAGTTATATATATAGGATATAGTGATGACATTAAGGAAAAAGAACAATTGTCTAAAGTTATAGAGGATGAATTGAGACCTAAGGAAATTAAATTTTTCCAAATTGGTGTGTGTATAGGTGCACATGCTGGTCCTGGTGTAACTGGAATTATATGTCTAAAAAATAAATAA
- a CDS encoding BMP family ABC transporter substrate-binding protein, translated as MFCFVMLFTVFILFICNFDFGFNRVNNNSNINNNKSKQSESKNVSTLSDKDKSNSESSNDEDELEDDSYVRKTVGVLLDTENLGNESYNNNVLSALKRADEDFDIREKIERPKTFNDFANSIEKLYKYEPDLIIAVGARFAETIKQAATKYPKQQFAIVDYNYKVQPANVISVSFQDNSTGYLAGLIAGKMTDTGKVGFIGGVEGSSRDKYESGFRKGLKTSNKNADLLVKYANVFENPESARTIAKEMRDSDRDVVFSATEDDGKRAIQVARENGGKVIAINKDQYDMAPDNVISSIVKDVEQPVYELIQNVVKDGFKGSKVIEFKIKDGEIGLTPNSNRNIPPDVLEYVKKEYNKVKSTY; from the coding sequence ATGTTTTGTTTTGTCATGCTCTTTACAGTTTTTATACTATTTATCTGTAATTTTGATTTTGGATTTAATAGAGTAAATAATAATTCTAATATAAATAATAATAAGTCTAAACAAAGTGAATCTAAGAATGTGTCAACTTTGTCTGATAAAGATAAGTCAAATAGTGAAAGTAGCAATGATGAGGATGAATTGGAAGATGATTCTTATGTAAGAAAAACTGTTGGAGTATTGTTAGATACTGAAAATTTAGGTAATGAATCGTATAATAATAATGTACTGTCAGCTTTAAAAAGAGCTGATGAGGATTTTGATATTAGAGAGAAGATTGAAAGACCAAAGACTTTTAATGACTTTGCAAATAGCATAGAAAAATTATATAAATATGAACCAGACTTGATAATAGCAGTTGGAGCTAGATTTGCAGAAACGATTAAACAAGCTGCTACAAAATATCCAAAACAGCAATTTGCAATAGTTGATTATAATTATAAGGTTCAACCAGCTAATGTAATTTCTGTATCATTTCAAGATAATTCCACTGGATATTTGGCAGGTCTTATTGCAGGAAAAATGACTGACACTGGTAAAGTAGGATTTATAGGAGGGGTTGAAGGCTCTAGTAGAGACAAATATGAATCTGGATTTAGAAAAGGTCTTAAAACTTCAAATAAAAATGCTGATTTATTGGTAAAGTATGCAAATGTATTTGAAAATCCTGAGTCAGCTAGAACTATTGCAAAAGAAATGAGAGATTCTGATAGAGATGTTGTATTTTCAGCCACAGAGGATGATGGGAAAAGAGCTATTCAGGTAGCTAGAGAAAATGGTGGTAAAGTTATAGCTATTAATAAAGACCAATATGATATGGCTCCAGATAATGTAATAAGTTCGATTGTAAAGGATGTAGAACAACCTGTTTATGAATTGATACAGAATGTTGTAAAGGATGGTTTTAAGGGAAGTAAAGTCATAGAGTTTAAGATAAAAGATGGAGAAATTGGACTTACTCCAAATAGCAATAGAAACATACCACCAGATGTTTTGGAATATGTAAAAAAAGAGTACAATAAGGTGAAAAGTACATACTAA